The Nocardia sp. NBC_01503 sequence CTGCACCAGTGATGATCCCGCACTGCTGGTCCGGGGTGCGCGCAACGCACCGCGACCTCCGGGTGACGACACCGCCGGTCCCCCACCGGGCTGGGATCCCAACCAGCGCACCGATCCGACACCCCCGGGACCGCACACCATTCCACTGCCTTACGGCGGCCCGGCCATGCCACCGGATTCCGAACCGCGGCGGCACGGCAACTAGACCCATCAGGAGGGGACGATGACAGAACAGCAGGTCCAGGAGCGCGAAGAGACCGACACAACCGATGAGCCCGCCGAACCCGAACTCGGCGCACGCATCACCCGAACCCGAGCGGCACTGAACCGGGCACGCCGTGTCCTGCCCTATCTGAGCGCGGTTCTGATCGTCGCGCTGGCGGTGTGCGCCGGCGTGCTGGGCTGGAAATACCAGCACACCCGCGATATCGATGCGGCGGGTCAGGCCGCGCTCCGCGCCGCCACGGACTACGCGGTCACCCTCACCTCGGTGGACACCGGCAACCTGGATGCCAATTTCAAGGCGGTGCTGGACGGTTCCACCGGCGAATTCCGCGATACCTACACCAAATCCAGTGCCGGTCTGCGCCAACTGCTCATCGACCACAAGGCCACCGGTCACGGTGTCGTACTCCGGAGCGCCGTCAAATCCGCGTCCGCCGATGAGGTGGTGGTGCTGCTGTTCGTGGATCAGACCGTCTCCAATACCGAGATGCCCGATGCCCGGATCGATCACAGCCGCATCGTCATGACCATGCAGAAGATCGACGGCCGCTGGCTGGCCGCGAAGGTCGAGATCCCGTGACGTCGGTCACGGGGAGAGAAGGTGACAATGACTACCCTGCAACGGAATTCACGCCCACGCGCCGGTGCGCTCGGAGCCCTGCGTGACGATCTGATCATGCGGTCCATGCTCGGCAAGGTCGGCGATATTCCCGAGGAAGTGCTCCTGCCGGTGCTGCGCATGGTCAGCGACGATCGATCCGGCGTCGATGCGGGCTGGTCGGCACTGACCGTGCATCGTGCCCGCGGCGCGGCTCTGGAATCACCGCGTCGCTCCTGGCAACGCCGATACGGGCAGTTCATCAGCGAACTGGAGTGGACCGCGAGCGAATTGGCCCGTCATCTGCCCGAAGCGGATGTGACCGAACTCGTCTCCGGCGCGGTCGCGTCGCGGCTGCGCCGGTGGCTGCGAATGGTGTTACCCGCCTTCGGCACCGTCGGCTTCGTGCCGACGCGGTTCTATCCGGAGGTCATGGATGCCGGGGTCTCATTCGCCACCTTCCTGGTCGGTCCCGTCCATCGCACCGGAGTCGAGGCCGATGGAACGCTGGTGTACGAGATCCCCGAATGCGCCATGCACACCGCCACCGGAACAGGTACCGCCCAGCGGAATTCGTGTCTCATGGGCTGTAAGGCCGCCTGCGAGAGCGTATTCGACGCGAACTCCCCCATACCCCTCGAATTCGAACCCCATCTGCCGGGACTGTCCTGCACGCTGCGCGTGCGTCCGGCAGGTTCACCCAACGATTCCCAGGAGGGGCCGTGAATAGCCCTGTCATCGCGGACGACTACCGCGACTATCTGCCGCTGTACGACGAATACGACTACGACATAACTGAATTCGAGGGCGCGCCGCCCGAGGAGTTGCAGGGCACGCTGTATCGCAACGGTCCCGGAAAACTCGATGCCGGGGGCCAGCAGCTCGGCCATCTCTTCGACGGCGACGGCATGATCTCGAAATTCGCGATCGCCGACGGAAAGGTCCACTTCCGCAACCGATTCGTCCGCACCAAGCACTACCACAAATCACTGACCTCGACCGGAGGCGCACCCTATCGCGCGCTGGGCACCCTGCGACCCGGCGGAATTCTCACCAACGCAATGCAATTCCCGGCCAATGTCGCCAATACCGGTGTGGTCATGCATGCCGGGAAGCTACTGGCACTGTGGGAGGGCGGACCGCCCACCGAAATCGATCCGGACACCCTCGGAACTCTCGGCGTGCACCGCTTCGACGGTGCGCTCAAATGGCTCGGCGCGTTCTCCGCACATCCCAAGTGGGACACCGTGACCGGCGACATGTACAACTTCGGGTTGGCCATGGTCCCGAATCCCGGCCTGGTCTGCTATCGCGTGAACCGCGCCGGAGTACTGACCAAAGTGGGGCGGGTACCGCTGCCGCGCCCCATGTTCAATCACGATTTCGGACTCACCCCCAAACATATGGTCTTCGTGACCGCGCCCCTGGTCTTCCCGATCGGCAAGATGATGGCCGCGGGCCTGGGCATGCGCAACTACATCGAAGCCATCGACTACGAGGCCGCGCGCGGCACCATGATCTCGCTACTCCCCCGCTACGGCGGCAGGCCCCGCATCCTGCACACCGATCCGCTCATGCACCTGCATCTGGCGAATACCTACGAGGACGGGTCCGATACCGTCGTCGAATTGGTCAACTATCACGCCTCCTGGGAACAGCTCAACGGCCAACTCTCGGGCGCACAGGACGGACTCGCCGAGGCGGGCATGCCGTACGGCGGGACACTGCTGCGATTGCGAATCACCAAGACCGACCGGGTGATACACGAACATCTGTCGGACCTACAGGGCGATTTCCCCACCTTCAATCTCGGCTACACCAGTCGGCGGAACCGCTACACCTATTTGGCGGTGGGTGCGGACGGACACCATTACCCCAACGCGATCGCCAAGGTGGACAACATCTCCGGGGCACAGCGGTTGCATCGGCTGCCCGTCTACCACTTCGCGCACGAGGCCATCTTCACCCCGCGTCCGGGCGCGAGCGCCGAGGATGACGGTTGGCTACTGGTCGCCACCCAGGATCGGCCGAATTCACTGGCGCATTTGCGAATTCTCGATGCCGCGAATATCGAGGCCGATCCGGTCTACGTGGGGACCCTACGCCATCATCTGCCGCTGACCTTCCACGGCAATTTCACGCCCCGCGCCTGAGTGCCCGAGGGGCGATGCCGTTCGCGGCATCGCCCCTCGATCGGCTCAGGATCGGTTGCGGCGCAAGCGCTCCGGCAGTTTGCGTACGCCGCGCGCGTCGACCGCCCGCATCAGACCCGTCACCAGCGCCGACCGCCACCGCGATGCCGGATACCACAGTGGTTCACGCCGCAGTTCCTGACGCGGCACCGTAATCGCCTGCTGGCGACAGTATTTCCGGATTCCGGCGGCGCCGCCCCAGCGCGCGCCGATACCGGAATCCTTCCAACCACCCATCGGCAGCGCGAAATTCACCAGATTCGCGAACGCGTCATTGATATTGACCGCGCCCACCTCGAGTCGGCGCGCGATACGCTCCCCACGCGCGCGGTCCCCAGTCCACACGGTCGCGGACAATCCGTACACCGAATCATTGGCCAGCCGGACCGCCTCATCCTCATCGGCCACCCGCACCACCGGAAGGATCGGCCCGAACGTCTCCTCGGTCATACAGGCCATGGAGTGATCCACATCCACCAGTACGGTGGGCTCGAAGAACAACCCGGACCCGATCGCCTTGCCACCGGTCAGGATTCGGGCACCCGCCGCCACCGCCTCCTCGACGTGACGCCGCACGATATCGCGCTGCGCGGCGGTCGCCATCGCGCCGATGTCGTACCGGAAACCGCGATCGTCTCCGCCCAGACGCAGCGCCTCGACCTGTGCGGTCAGCGCGGCCACGAAACGGTCGTACACCGGCGCCTCGACATACACCCGCTCCACCGAGATACACACCTGGCCCGCGTTGAACAGCCCGCCGTAGACGATGCCCGCGGCCGCCCGGTCCACATCCGCGTCGGCCAGCACAATGGCCGGGTCCTTACCGCCCAGTTCGAGGCTGTACGGGGTCAGGGACTGCCCGCACGCGGTAGCGATGGCGCGCCCCGTCCCGGTCGACCCCGTGAACTGTACGTAGTCAACGGCATCCACCACCGCGCGACCGGTCGCACCGGCCCCGGTCAGCACCGCGAACACCGGCGGCGCACCGATCTCGGCCCACCCGCGTGCCAACTCGACCGCGCTCAGCGGGGTGACCTCCGACGGTTTCAGCAGCACGGCCGCGCCCGCCATCAACGCGGCGAAAGCGTCGAAGCACGGATTCATCAGCGGCAGATTCCACGGGGTGATGATTCCGACCACCGGATACGGTCGAAATGTGGTGACCAGGCGCTTCGTCCGGCCGATCGGACTGTGCGGAGCCGGACGCTCATCGGCGAGAAACCTCGCGGCGTGACCGGCCCAGTATTTGGCCAGATCGATCGCGCAGGGCACCTCGATCGCGGCATCGAACCGCGTCTTTCCGGTCTCGGACTGCACCACATCGGTGAGCCGGGCGGTATGGTCGACCAGCCAATCCTGGAGTCGCAGCAGCCATTCCGCGCGCCCGCGCGCCCCGAGCGCCGCCCAGGCGGGTTGGGCCGCGCGCAGACCGCGCACCGCTTCGGCGACCTCTTCGACCGCATGATCGCGCACCCGCCCCACCATCCGCCCGTCAGCCGGATTACGGATTTCGATCTCGGCCGTTTCCTGCATCGTCTTCATGGCGTGACGCTCCTGAGTTTCGCGCTGTGGAAGGGCCCCGCGTACGCGCGGGCCGTCGCACCGGGACGCCGCTATCGCATCGCCTGGCGATAGAGCGGACTGTCGATGCTGTAGTAGTTGCAATGGAATCCGCTCGGAATCGCGAATGGGATCAGCACCCGCGCCAGCGGTCCGGCGGCCAGATCGCCCGCGTCGAACACCACCAATTCGGTTTCG is a genomic window containing:
- a CDS encoding aldehyde dehydrogenase family protein, with the translated sequence MKTMQETAEIEIRNPADGRMVGRVRDHAVEEVAEAVRGLRAAQPAWAALGARGRAEWLLRLQDWLVDHTARLTDVVQSETGKTRFDAAIEVPCAIDLAKYWAGHAARFLADERPAPHSPIGRTKRLVTTFRPYPVVGIITPWNLPLMNPCFDAFAALMAGAAVLLKPSEVTPLSAVELARGWAEIGAPPVFAVLTGAGATGRAVVDAVDYVQFTGSTGTGRAIATACGQSLTPYSLELGGKDPAIVLADADVDRAAAGIVYGGLFNAGQVCISVERVYVEAPVYDRFVAALTAQVEALRLGGDDRGFRYDIGAMATAAQRDIVRRHVEEAVAAGARILTGGKAIGSGLFFEPTVLVDVDHSMACMTEETFGPILPVVRVADEDEAVRLANDSVYGLSATVWTGDRARGERIARRLEVGAVNINDAFANLVNFALPMGGWKDSGIGARWGGAAGIRKYCRQQAITVPRQELRREPLWYPASRWRSALVTGLMRAVDARGVRKLPERLRRNRS
- a CDS encoding carotenoid oxygenase family protein; protein product: MNSPVIADDYRDYLPLYDEYDYDITEFEGAPPEELQGTLYRNGPGKLDAGGQQLGHLFDGDGMISKFAIADGKVHFRNRFVRTKHYHKSLTSTGGAPYRALGTLRPGGILTNAMQFPANVANTGVVMHAGKLLALWEGGPPTEIDPDTLGTLGVHRFDGALKWLGAFSAHPKWDTVTGDMYNFGLAMVPNPGLVCYRVNRAGVLTKVGRVPLPRPMFNHDFGLTPKHMVFVTAPLVFPIGKMMAAGLGMRNYIEAIDYEAARGTMISLLPRYGGRPRILHTDPLMHLHLANTYEDGSDTVVELVNYHASWEQLNGQLSGAQDGLAEAGMPYGGTLLRLRITKTDRVIHEHLSDLQGDFPTFNLGYTSRRNRYTYLAVGADGHHYPNAIAKVDNISGAQRLHRLPVYHFAHEAIFTPRPGASAEDDGWLLVATQDRPNSLAHLRILDAANIEADPVYVGTLRHHLPLTFHGNFTPRA